The Chanodichthys erythropterus isolate Z2021 chromosome 14, ASM2448905v1, whole genome shotgun sequence genome window below encodes:
- the csrnp3 gene encoding cysteine/serine-rich nuclear protein 3, whose protein sequence is MSGILKRKFEEVEGASPCSSLRESEEEEISSTESGDSSDSVNPSASHFTHSSSASSSTSTHMLQRTASSILKREKRMRTRRVHFEKVTVYYFSRRQGFTSVPSQGGSTLGMSSRHSCVRQYTLGEFAMEQERIHRDMLRDHLKEEKLNSIRLRLTKNGSMESDEANALTLDDISDDDLDIDNTEVDEYFFLQPLTTKKRRALLRSSGVKKIDVEEKHELRAIRVSREDCGCDCRLFCDPETCTCSLAGIKCQVDRMSFPCGCTKEGCSNAAGRIEFNPIRVRTHFLHTIMKLELEKSREQQQNSGAAATAGNGFHSDPNGHCSPLATGQHSLEYAIPDTVPQTAIMHLQAGDDIDEALDEEEEEEEEDEDDEEEEEEDDEDEENEDDEDESSSLCSLSDSSTQSLANSDSEEEDDEDEDDDKTVEFDTGLANSEVAPPPSVMCYSENTVASDNQTNGNAYFINSTAEYYPMENATPPVLLASANQSNEPYIGDTASYQDRVNDSSRVMSQGPFNVTADQYTDYSQQPEQPYASHHLAVIGCCTPEPDKSVQSKGTFLSQSGELNQMEFQNYLNNNTQDTSYNANGNCYVAEQPKEMSRNLPDVSLADNTKGPTLLDAFPEPTPV, encoded by the exons ATGAGTGGGATTCTGAAGAGGAAGTTTGAGGAGGTGGAGGGGGCGTCGCCCTGCTCGTCACTGAGGGAGTCGGAGGAGGAGGAGATCTCAAGCACTGAGAGTGGAGACAGCAGCGACAGCGTCAACCCATCGGCCTCGCACTTCACCCATTCTTCATCAGCATCATCCTCAACATCAACACACATGCTGCAGCGGACAG CATCCTCGATACTGAAGCGAGAGAAGAGGATGAGGACGAGGAGGGTGCACTTTGAGAAGGTGACGGTGTATTACTTCAGCCGGAGGCAGGGATTCACCAGCGTGCCCAGCCAGGGTGGCAGTACGCTGGGCATGTCCAGCAGGCACAGCTGCGTCCGGCAGTACACACTGGGAGAGTTCGCCATGGAGCAGGAGAGAATCCACAGAGACATGCTCCGAGACCACTTGAAAGAGGAGAAACTCAACTCTATCCGGCTGCGG TTGACGAAGAACGGCTCGATGGAGTCCGACGAGGCCAACGCTCTCACGCTGGACGACATCTCTGACGATGACCTGGACATTGATAACACAGAGGTGGACGAATACTTCTTCCTTCAGCCTCTGACCACTAAGAAGCGGCGCGCTCTACTGCGCTCATCCGGCGTCAAGAAGATCGACGTGGAGGAGAAACACGAGCTCCGAGCCATCAGGGTGTCCAGGGAAGACTGCGGCTGTGACTGCAGACTCTTCTGTGACCCTGAGACCTGCACATGCAGCCTCGCCGGCATCAAGTGTCAG GTGGACCGTATGTCATTCCCATGtggctgcacaaaagagggctGCAGCAACGCAGCCGGCAGGATCGAGTTTAACCCCATCCGAGTGCGGACTCACTTCCTGCACACCATCATGAAGCTGGAACTCGAGAAGAGCCGTGAGCAGCAGCAGAATTCCGGAGCCGCCGCGACGGCCGGCAACGGATTCCACAGCGACCCGAACGGTCACTGCAGCCCGCTGGCGACGGGCCAGCATTCACTGGAATACGCGATCCCGGATACAGTCCCGCAGACCGCAATCATGCATCTGCAGGCTGGCGACGACATAGACGAAGCCTTGGacgaagaggaggaggaggaagaggaagacgaggatgatgaagaggaggaagaggaagatgaCGAAGATGAGGAGAACGAAGATGACGAAGATGAGAGCAGCAGTCTATGCAGTCTGTCTGACTCCAGCACACAGAGTTTGGCGAATAGCGACTCTGAGGAGGAAGACGACGAGGACGAGGACGATGACAAGACCGTGGAGTTTGACACGGGATTGGCCAATAGCGAGGTGGCTCCACCCCCCTCCGTGATGTGTTACTCAGAGAATACGGTCGCGTCGGACAACCAAACGAACGgcaacgcctacttcatcaaCTCCACCGCGGAGTACTACCCTATGGAAAACGCTACTCCGCCCGTACTTTTAGCCTCCGCCAACCAATCAAATGAGCCCTACATAGGGGACACGGCCTCCTATCAAGACAGAGTCAATGACTCCAGTAGGGTCATGTCTCAGGGTCCCTTCAATGTGACCGCTGACCAATACACGGACTATTCCCAGCAGCCCGAGCAACCATACGCCAGTCACCACTtggctgtgattggctgttgcACCCCGGAGCCGGATAAAAGCGTCCAATCCAAAGGGACCTTCCTCAGCCAATCGGGAGAGCTGAATCAGATGGAATTCCAAAACTATCTGAACAACAATACGCAGGATACAAGCTACAACGCCAACGGGAACTGTTacgtagctgaacagccaaagGAGATGTCTCGCAATCTGCCCGACGTTTCGCTAGCGGACAACACGAAAGGACCTACTTTACTGGACGCTTTCCCTGAGCCCACTCCGGTTTAG